The Quercus robur chromosome 3, dhQueRobu3.1, whole genome shotgun sequence DNA segment TTTTGCTTATGATTTTAAGTGATCTTTGAAATCAATAATTATCAAAGATGTGCATTATATTGTTTAGACTTTGTGTGGGACAGTTCAATTTCTACTGATTTCTGAAGTTTATCAATTCTTCAATTTCCACATACATGCACTCTTAATTCTGTTGACTTTAAGCTTCTATTACAGTGGACGCAATGTATATAATAATGCATGCTAGCCGTTAATTGAATTAACACTTGACATCTTTATGGTTTTTATGCTATGACACTCATGTTGTCCTTGGGAGTtcattgatttgaattttttattattttatttttgttttttattcatatatagTCTTCGTTTTTCCTTTCTGTGACATGTAGAGATCCATCTGAGGAGAAAGTTGTGGAAAAGTTTCTTGAGCTAGAGGGCATAGAGGAGCACAAGAAGGTGAAGATTTTACGGATTGTCAAGGGAATGGGTAAGTAATTTGAAGGCTATAGTTTGTGACTTTTAAACATTGCTCttgtttctctttattttctttcttattttgttaCCACATGAAGTATAAGATTAGGACAATTAACAACTGTGTAGATATCATGTCAGGTTCTAGTTTTTATGGTAAAAATATAGGTGAAGTTTGAAAGTTGTTCAGATATTTTAGTCTATTTTTGCCCCAAAACGAGTTAAAGAGTTGgtctatttcaaattttcaacgcATCTGGTATTGTTTACGTATTCTACTTGTACCGTTGAATCCCTACCACCTTATATGACAGAAGTGGTCTTTTGTGATTTGGATAAGTTCTTGGCTTTTGAACTTCTTGAATACATGTGGTTATATGATCACTTCATATATAGTTTGGAAGAAGCCTTGCAGGCTGCAGCTATTTAAGGCATATTTTCCCTCTACAACAATTTGAAAGTTGGGGTTTGCCATATTCTTATGCAGTAGTTATTGCAGAATTGCGTTGTATTACTGAAATGGAAGCCAATAGCTATTATAATAACACTGGCTGTAATCTTCCcgatactctctctctctgagtctTCTAAATTGACATTTTGGGTCCCTTTTTATctattacttttattttcctgCCATTTGTGCCTGTGCAAGAACCTGGCCTTAGTTGCAAAAACTGGACTTCGGGTTTAATATACTGGTGCACGTTCATAAattcatatgaatttttttctcttcataatttcataattttagaTAGTTTACTTTTTTAGAtagtttactttttcttatatttccaTGCTTGTTTGTCTCCCTTTACCACACTTTCTATCCGGCACTGTGATGCAAAGATTACAATCAAAcctattttagaatttattatttcaaattattaattattggagATACCTGATCCTGGATTTTATGGGATATAATGCTTGAAGCCTATTTAAAAGCGGCTCTAGGAATATTCTGAGATAATGCAATTTGATTAAAATTCTGATTAGAGATGTTCCTCTACAGCTTGATGGTGATTCTAAGCACCATTTAGTGGTGAAACCTGGGGTTCCTTTTTTGTAACACACTatctttttcacattttctctttTGGTTCTACTCTCTAGAAGTgcctttcctctctctctctctctctctctctctctcacacacacacacacacacgcaaacGTCTTTGTTAAATATTAATCGTTGCAATCTACTTGGATGTCAAAGTGAattcatttatttgattttgaatggtAGTTGATCGTGTAGATGGTTCGgaataaaacaaatatattgtACTAATGCTCATAATGAATAAGTTTTCCCTGGGTCCATcttcatttgaagaaaaatCGTCAAAAAACTGGCAacttcttatgttattttccTTATTCTAAGTAAagattccttttaaaaaaaaaaaatatatatatatatatttaagattcATAAGTCTGAGTTCCTCCATTTATGTTGTCACTTTACACAATGATTAAATTATAATCAGAAATTTGAAATCTTAGAtacatgatttatttatttttaaatactcggaatttgttttagtttttgagtttaatatgaatttttatAGGTACTAGGGCATTGAAAGGTAAACTTTATTCATATCTCTGTTTCAAGCACCTTTCTATGCACTATCAGCTTTTCGTATTAAACTTCtgatcatttttcctttttggtctcTTTGTCAAAGTTCATATTAGTTCTTTTGAAGTAATCTTGATAGATATACTTTTGAAtctttaggtttcaaagatgaGCTTGCCGGGCTTGAAAATGATCAACTTTTTCCAGAATTTGGAATTGTGCAAGATGCTGATCGTCTTGATGCAATTGGTGCAATTGGTAATTTCCGGTTTTCATGAGTGCttttatataaaatgaaaagCCATCCGTACTAAGCTAAAGTGATTGCTTAAAAAGTGAGATTCTGTTTGGAAGTTGTCATTTGCTATGGGCCAATTATATGTGTGACAAGTTCAAATTGCTCAAGGCTTCATGTTGGTTCTACTATTTGTACTGGCTTTGTCGACATCTTCTCTTGAGATCCTAATGCAGGTAAAGAGAAGCTggtttctagttttttttttttgataagtaaagaaaattttattcaaagacataataatgagtcacccaagtatacaggaagtatacaGCAGGGgaccaaaataatcaaatacataaaatacAAGCATCCATCAAATCATAGACCGAAAAAATAGAATGACTTCCAATGATAGACATCCAATCTGATAGAGTTTTAAATCAGCTATAGTCCTTTTAGAATCTTCAAAACATCGGTTGTTTCTCTCCCGCCAAATGcgccacatcaaacaatgagtGACTACCATCCAAATAACACCATTACGATGATGACCAAAATTTCTTTGCCAACATGCAAGGATCTCAACCACAGTCTTTGGCATCTCCTAGTGGATACCAAACAAGGTGAACACCATAGACCACAACTCATAAACAATAGGACAATGTAGTAAAAGATGGTCTACCGATTCTCCATTACTTTTGCACATATAATAccaatctaaaataaatatctTCTTCTTACATAAATTATCAATAGTCAAGATAGTTCTTAAAGTTGCAGCCCAAACAAAAAACGCGACTTTGGAAGGAACcttctgcttccaaatacttCTCCAAGGGAAGGACTGAGTATATACACCCAACAAAGCCTGATAATAACTGCTTACCTCAAAGCCCTTGCTCTTAGCAGGTGTCCTAAATATCTTATCCTCACCAATACCTCTCAATGAGACTCCATTTATaacatcccaaaaaataaacagAATCTGATTCCCTATCATGAATTTCTCGCAAGAATTCCAAGTCCCAAAAAAGAACCCTGTTAGGAAACTGCATGAGACTAGACGTACAATAGTACTTGGAAAAAGTAATGTTAAAGAGCTGTTTAAAAAGTTGTATGCAAGCTGGATTTAAGCTTATCTAATGTAAACACACACTATTGTAATGTTGGATTTCTAGACATgggttttagttttgatttagGGGTAATTACAGTAAATCCACTTATGGTAAGGCTCGTTTTCACCTTGCCTATCTGTGGCTTGAAAGTTAGCACATTGCCCACTTGAGGTCACTTTCATTAGGGGCTTTGTgacccacctctgttaaaaacaGGGTACATATGTATTTTGCTCCCATGTTATGTCTCTCCtcctaaaaccaaaaaaaaaaaaaaaaaaaaaaactatagaaaacaaaatcaaaaagtgctattgctaaatttttttatgcaagATTCATGAGAGATTTTGGGTGAGAAATAAAAGGATTTACAAACTAGAACTTAGAATCAAAAGGTGCTATATTAGTATgttaccccttttttttattaacgaAACTTTCAGCAAACTCAAAACATGCACACTCAAAACACTCATGATGGAGATAAGAATCAGTTTGGTTTggaattaagagagagagaaactgatTCTTTCTCCCCTTTACCACCTCAAACTTagattagagaaagagagagagagaactcagATCTGGTGTTGATGTGGCTGACATTGGCGGTGACAATGACACCAAGGGCTTTAGCGATATTGTAGAGGGTGAGCTTGGAGACAAGAGGGTTGAGTTTTGTCAGCAAAGCCAGAGGCTGTCTGATCCCACCAACACGACTCACATCTCATTTGTTGTTCGCTGCCGTTGCTAGCTCGCCGTTCGACTGAACCACCTTGGCTTCTCTACCTTTTGCTTTGACTTGAAAGGGAGGTTGGGGTTGtctttggatttgggttttatgTCTGGTGAGCCACAATGATGAGGCAGAGGATGGGTTTACTGGGATTTTGTTGGTGTTTGTTGTTTTGTGTTCTGATGAGTCATGaagatgagagagaagatgGGTTTGCAGAGAGAGGATGGGATTTCTAGGATTTTTGTTGGGTGCTCACggttttcaattcaaatttgttgggttttctgggatttttgttgggttgctcatgtttttgttatttctgtttgaattttatggttttgatttttctggATTCAAAGTTGCAGGGGAAATCAGTTTGATTTTTCCAAGTTCGAATTTCGTGTGTTTGAATTGTTCGTCGTGTTCTTTGAGGCTGTTGTTCCTCTCTtggtttgtttttaatttttgtttgattctgTGATTAGGTTCTAAAACTTGCTGATTACGGTTTGGGTCTGGAAAAACGAGAGGGTTTTGGGTATGTATGTGGTTGTTTGGCCATGAGTCAGGGGATTTAGGGTTGGTTTCAAAATGGGTTTTGGATGTGTGTGTGCATTTGCTGTTCCTCTCTtggtttgtttctattttttgtttgattttgtgattaggttctaagacttgtTGATTTCAGTTTGAGTTTGAAAAAAGAAGACGGCTTTTGGTTATGTATGTGGTTGTTTGGCCGTGAGTTAGGGGATTTAGGGTCGGTTTCAAAATGGGTTTTGGATGTGTTTGCGCGTTTGCTGGTGTgtataattgaaaaattgaaatatatttacTAATGTTGTGTTCGTGtgttttgggtttgaaaaaattttgatttgaaatattttcatgCAACCGAAAATAGTCCTTAAAATACAAGTGCCTGGGTTTGAAAAGTTCTTGAAATATAGTctggatttgaaatttggagtTTGAAATATATGCTTTGGTTTGAAATCTTGTGTTCATGTAATTGTACGTCAACAGTGATCTGCGAGCTAAGATTCTGGCACTTGTCTTATGTTTTCTGTAGGGCTTTTGCATTTAGATGTTCCTACATTATAACTTTGAGCTTTTATacctatcaaatatatatatatatatatcttgtgtTCACATAATCAATTGAAGTTCTTTGAGCCAAGTTTTACCAATAGTACCTTTTGATCTGGTGttctcttgtttttttattgttttatgggttttttattttttattttgtttgggagGAGAGACATTAAAGGGgagtaaaaatacatatttaccATATTTTTGACATAGATGGGTTAGGTAGCTTAACGGAGGTGACCTCAGGTAGGCAAAGTGCAAACTTTCAAACCATGGGTAAGCAAAGTAAAAGCGGGCCTAACTATCGGTGAGTTTACTGTAATTACTCATTTGGTTATATTATTGGTCTCATATGTTATTGGGTTTTGAATATTTCTTTAATTTGGGCTCAATAGTGAAAGCCCATTGAGTCCAAGTCCTATGAGGGTTAGGTACTCATTTGTATTCTATGAAAATTTCCAGCAAAGATTGCTCAAGGTTTTTGTAATGCAATCCTATCCGATGTATGATGACAACCTAACACATTGCAACCAGACCTTGATTTCTCACTCTTGGAACCCTAAAATGATAGGTTAATAGCCCTTGCACAACCCACCTTTTATTAGTCTCTTCACCACAAAACCGGATTTGCTATAGTTCTGGTTTACTGCTCACAGCCGCAAATCAGATCTGATCTTCTTCCTTTTATCACTTGTTTTGAGTTCCATGACATACCCATCATGTTACTCCATAAGCTTAATCCAGACTTTTCCACCCCAAAGCTAAAGCTAGCTCTTCCAAAACTCTACAACAAGTTGCTCTCCAGAAATTCCCGCTTCATAGTTGGTCTCACTGCCCTCTGTCCTATGTCAGATCCATATACTACTCCCCCCTTTTCTCCCAATGTTAACAATCTATATAAAGTACATGTGTGCATAaacatttgtttgtttgtttttatttatttatttttattttttgtgaatcagtaaagattttattaaaagaacAATCAAAATACACCAGAACAACAAAGAGTCCATAGGACCCTAAAAACAGTAAAGAGCAGAGCTAATGCATGCACTTCTCTCAGTTCTCTGCAGTGCCTAACATCAGAATGACCAACCCAGGCACTAGCGGCTAGCTGCACTCCTTAGCACATTTACAGCACAAGTCAATCCTACCTAGACTCTTTGCAGTTTACACATAATAGAGGGGTTAATCCCCATTTACAACACAAGCACACGATTAAAAATTGACTCTCAGCTACTGCATCTACTCTCCACTGGAGTTTTAACGTCCTCCTTAATATTCCTGATAACCTATTCTTCATAGTAGATCCTCCCTGGCTTGGTGGGATACACTGTAGCCCACCAAGCCAGCTTGCAAATAGTGGTCTTTAAGACTTTCCCCTTCAGCTGAATAGAGCACGAGTCTTCCAGAGCTTGTCAACAGGATTTAGCAACCAAAATTAGACACAAACCCATAATGATCTTCCAGATTCTTTTGGTGAAGGAGCTTTGAAAAAACAGGTGATCCCTGTGTTCTATGCTTCCTCTGCAGATTACATAATTACTGTCACCAGTAAATCTCCACTGCAACATTCTTTATTTAGTTGgaagcttcttctttttatttattttataatttttagccAACCATCCAATGAAAGCATGCCCAGGAATTGGTATATTAAACCAGAACAGTTTCCACCAAGTCACTTCCAACCCTTTAACTCTAAGATCTTCTCATGTAGCAGCACAATAGTATTTTTAGAAGGGGACTGTAGAGCCCTGTCTTCCTCCATTAATTCATTCAGACTAAGCTTGTTTTGGATGCCAACTAACTACTCTGATCTGGCTGCCTTCTGAACCCTGTGCTTATTCCTTAGAACAAAGTCTACTCTTGCCTCAAAAAGATttgttgcatatatatatatgaccctATGGCCATATCTCTGGTTTAAGATCCCATCAGGATGCCAATGATCATGCCACAGGactaggaatggcaacgggccGGGTTTTTGCATACCCGGACCTGGCCCAATTATTAATCGGTTTTTTGGGGGCCCAAACCCGCCCTGTCGGGCCCTGCGGGCCTTGTTTAGCCGCTTGGGCCCAAATCTGGcccaaccaattttttttaagcccatcaagattttttgccagATTCAAGCCCATTCAAGCCATATATGGCAGCCCATTCAAGCCATTCAAGCCTATTAAGATTTTTGGCATTTGGGCCACATTATATGGCAGCCAAATCAATCCAAATCATAGgttaatcataaatcaataaattaccTGTTAATTATAcatctataaatcaataaatcataactaaaatcaccagcttaacataaaaataaaataaatccaacaaatccAAGAGCTAAGTATCACAAGTCCaacaaattcaagaaattaaaaagttacaaaacaaatcccacaagtctaagaaattaaaaaggctaagaaattacaaaatgtcTTATCCtttacaaaccaacaaattaaaaaggctaataaattacaaaaagctaaaaaggcttagaataattacaaaccaacaaacaagtctaagaaattaaaaaggctactaaattaatacaaaatgtcTAATCATCCACAGTTGTGACACAACTCCCATCCTCTTCATTAGGCTCCCCATCATCAAGAATTGATTGAAGTGTACAATCTCCAGACATAGTTGAAGAACCTACAAtaacaatgaattaaaaaatggaataaacttcatcaaattgtaactagcaaatataaaaatacaattttgattttataaatagaaattagACAATTGCTAACCGTCGATTTTACTCCATAACCAATTCTGAGCACGCATCATTGCCTCTATAGTCTTGGGATGTAGCCTACTACGTTGTGGACTTAAAAGTCTCCCATTAGTGCTAAAGGCAGATTCTGAAGCAACAATTGTGACAGGAATGGCTAAAATATCTCTTGCAATCTTTTGTAAAGTAGGATACTTGAGACCATTACTTTTCCACCatcccaaaatatcaaaatcttcATTCCTCTTCAACACTCCCTCATGAATGAAATGATCAAATTCCATTCTAGCACTCCCATGTTTCTTTGAACTACTTGAACTATTGTTCACAAGTAAATTAAAAGATGACATTGCCCCACTCAACCTAAACTTCATTTGTGCCACAGAGCTTGGAAGTACTTGCAGGAATATGAGAACTTCCTTCATTATTTACAGGGGACTCATCTATATCtccatactcatcaagcaaatcataacaaagattcttaattttttcaatctccAAATCAGAATTATCACCATAAATGTTAGGATAATAAAACTCTAATAACTTCATCTTATATCTTGAACAATATCATGGCATTAAGATTTTGCTAGACCAATAAATAAGAGAGAATATTCTGAAGTAATGGAGCAGTGCACTTGTATTTGCAAAACACTTTttaataccaaaaaatgcaaccaGGTAAATGTATATATGCGAAACAATAACCAAAAGATGCAGCTAGTTGTATGCACATGAAACTTTACAAGTTGACAGATTGCAATTTTGGGAGCTGACCAAGATCTGGGAAGCACCTAAACCTTTGCAATTTGGTCCTAAAGCACAATCTACAACTAAACAGACTTTTTACTTAATATTTACATGCATTGgacacaacttttttttctccaaattaaCTGCTCAAGAATATGACTTTATCAAACCCAAGTTGTATAGAAACTTCTCTGATCTGGATCCAAAGATATTACCCAAAGAGAATCTCACTGAACAATTTTAGTAAAAGGTGGCACAACACAAACAAATGGCAATTACCCAATTCAAACATAAATATCAACAAATACACTtagaacacacacacaaaacagaGCATCATACCCCACCATCAATCATCCAAATTTTCACACACATCTCATCATATCACATAATAAAAACTACCCAATTTTGGGTAGAGGAAAACCGAAACAGAAAAGCTGAAACCAATTCAAACATAAAAACTACCCAATTTTCACACACATCTCAAAGTTCGTGATTACAAATGGCAATTTGGTACCTTCGGTTTTGCTTGCCAGAACTTCAATCGGTCCTGAGGAAGAGCGGGGCCGTGAGAGTGAGAAGGCGAGGGAGGAGTGATTGAGCTGAAATGAGGGAGTGTCGGAGTGAGCTAAAATGAGGGACTGAGTTGAGGGAGAGGGAGTGTCGGAGTGAGGGAGTATCGAACTGAGTTGATGGAGGCGAGGGAGGCTGAAGAAATGAGGGATTACCGGATTAGGGTTAGATTataggtgtatatatatatatatagggtatttttgtaatttagggTATCGGGTTTTTAAACGGGCCGGGTCTCgggtttttttgataaaacccggacccgcttcgggtttttttttttttaaacccatacTCGACCCTATTCCTAATCGGATCGGGTAAAACccggcccattagggtcgggtaCTCGCAGGTCgggcaaaaattgccatccctacatAGAACAATCTTCTTTCCACTCCCCAGCTCATAACTTAAGAATTTCCTAGCATTCTCTAAGTTAGAGCATTGCTCTCCATTCCCAGGCACTATCTTGAGGGATTTTTACTGTCAAAAAGCACTTCCTTTTTAGTAGACATTCATGAATCCATGCTACCCATTGTGAATTCTCTTTGTGGGATATAAATATTGTTGttttagattagggttttgcTTTGTTGTTAAGAGAGAAAAACTATTCTATTGcgctttttttttgaaaatagtaaAATCATTGCAACTCCTTGGACATAGTCAAATTTccaaaccacgtaaatattatcttgtgtgattgttttctttggcgcATATTTTTCTCTAATCTTGCATCTCACAGATTTGGGAATTCGTGTATATTCCCCTAACCCCTACAGTTTAACGCCCTTCTTTCTATTGCTGAGCTAAAATTAACTTGTTGATATCATCATTGAATACTTCTTTACTCACTGAAACTGATTCTTCATTGACAAGTCATGCACAAATCTTAATTGTTTCTCTATTCAGGAATTGCTCGTTGCTTTACTTTTGGTGGAAGTAGGAGCAGGGTGTTACATGATCCTGCCATTCAGCCACGATCAGATTTATCTAAGGAACAGTACATGAAGAAAGATGAGCAAACTACTGTAAATCATTTTCATGAGAAGCTTCTCAAGCTGAAGGATTTGATGAAAACCAAGGTAAAAGCAATGAGTTGGTGGCACTTATTAGCTAGAATCGCTTGATTTCCTGCCACTGTTTTCTTATTGTTTGTGTGCATCCATgcatcttttgttttgttttgttttgttttgtttttttttttttgtttttgctaaatcATGCATCTTTTGTTTGTGCTTAATGTAATAGACCACACGATATGTGTATGGTACAGTTATATAAATCTATGTTTCATTATATTCAGGCTGGGCAGAAGAGGGCTGAGAGAAGGCACAAGTTCATGGAGGAGTTTTTAAAGGAGTTCTATGAAGAG contains these protein-coding regions:
- the LOC126717935 gene encoding uncharacterized protein LOC126717935 — translated: MAKKETVKNAEKLVEMSMKGNDASHDEAHVWRVRDLALSLAREEGIASNPESLEIVELAALLHDIGDYKYLRDPSEEKVVEKFLELEGIEEHKKVKILRIVKGMGFKDELAGLENDQLFPEFGIVQDADRLDAIGAIGIARCFTFGGSRSRVLHDPAIQPRSDLSKEQYMKKDEQTTVNHFHEKLLKLKDLMKTKAGQKRAERRHKFMEEFLKEFYEEWDGRA